In a genomic window of Drosophila takahashii strain IR98-3 E-12201 chromosome 3L, DtakHiC1v2, whole genome shotgun sequence:
- the LOC108067259 gene encoding E3 ubiquitin-protein ligase MARCHF6, which translates to MDDLSQGDICRVCRCEAQPDRPLFYPCICTGSIKYIHQDCLMQWMRYSHKEYCELCGYRFSFQPIYAPDMPRVLPLKDVLVGLMSAVLEGARCWLHYSLVGMAWFGVVPLSAYRTYRYLFRASSFDMILTLPFDIFSMENLAADAFRGCFVVTCTLLSFIGLVWLREQILHGGGPDWLEREDAPLQAAAANPAPPAAEAAPPQPQDDNNNADNAPQDVPMDNEAPPAAADNEAGQDAAAPAAPAAPAVDADADEQNWNPMEWDRAAEELTWERLLGLDGSLVFLEHVFWIISLNTMFIFTFAFCPYCVGNFILSSMDLLQPEKPLLHFHGLITTLFGYCCIGLTLVVLHFFARVFRLRRVCWFIGLCYIVVKVSLLSVVEIGVLPLICGWWLDICSLPLLDASLKDRKASFKAAPGTSLFVHWMFGMVYVYYFAAFISLLREVLRPGVLWIFRNVNDPDFSPIQEMIHVPIVRHIRRLVASAMIFGFAVFLMLWLPIRILQVAWPNFLPYALSGDAEVNDLSLQLLLLQIVLPGFFEQTQTRIWLKGLLRIWCTAVAWLLGIRSYLLPAPEPEPENPAAGEEGVENAAENQEGEAAAPPPPPPPPPPPVEPAPAPRNLAAAHQAIMQRDAPVGFQPYDKPSLFAIRLCALLSLMCFSIVCAAMLTLTVPVYIGRRLMMLWTGTPGDKAAAAAAGGAVGAAVNLAPLDAEGIRKNERLLRSHELYTAEIGGYLCWIVCRGVAVVVTLLPQGRAAIVSKLKHWARVALQYALPVLTLLGIFVLVPLLFGLLLELVVVIPLRVPLRKTPIHFLWQDWALGVLYSKIAIALTLMGPDWHLKRALERAYMDGLRDFDLKFVMRDLAVPVVTTFGLALAAPYVLAHMVFPIFLADAYARHVIARLVYPVSFIVVGSICFVLFQIKQLKKLYLSIKVDKYLVGQRLVNYEHRKKQQQQQQQQQKEEEEEQQRADRELKELQERDREREREQLAQEQELAELL; encoded by the exons ATGGACGACCTGTCGCAGGGCGACATATGCCGCGTGTGCCGCTGCGAGGCGCAGCCGGACAGGCCTCTATTTTACCCGTGCATCTGCACGGGATCGATCAAGTACATCCACCAGGATTGCCTGATGCAATGGATGCGCTACTCGCACAAGGAATACTGCGAGCTGTGCGGCTATCGCTTCAGTTTCCAGCCCATCTATGCCCCGGATATGCCGCGTGTCCTGCCGCTGAAGGATGTCCTCGTGGGCCTCATGTCCGCCGTTTTGGAGGGCGCCCGCTGTTGGCTTCACTACTCTTTGGTAGGAATGGCCTGGTTTGGAGTGGTCCCTCTATCCGCCTATAGAACCTATAGGTACCTCTTTCGGGCCAGCTCCTTCGACATGATCCTCACGCTACCCTTTGATATCTTCTCCATGGAGAACCTCGCAGCAGATGCCTTTCGCGGCTGCTTTGTGGTCACCTGCACGCTGCTATCCTTCATTGGTTTAGTCTGGCTACGCGAGCAGATCCTCCATGGCGGCGGTCCGGACTGGTTGGAGCGGGAAGATGCTCCTCTCCAGGCGGCAGCGGCTAATCCTGCTCCCCCTGCAGCGGAAGCAGCTCCTCCGCAACCCCAGGATGACAACAATAATGCGGATAATGCGCCACAGGATGTGCCCATGGATAATGAGgctccaccagcagcagcggatAACGAAGCTGGACAAGATGCCGCCGCTCCTGCAGCTCCAGCGGCTCCGGCTGTGGATGCGGATGCCGATGAACAGAACTGGAATCCCATGGAATGGGATCGCGCCGCCGAGGAGCTCACCTGGGAGCGACTCCTGGGTTTAGATGGCTCGCTGGTGTTCCTGGAGCACGTCTTCTGGATCATCTCGCTGAACACCATGTTCATTTTTACCTTTGCCTTTTGCCCGTATTGCGTGGGCAACTTTATCCTGAGTTCCATGGACCTTTTGCAGCCGGAGAAGCCTCTCCTGCACTTTCATGGCCTCATAACCACTCTATTTGGATACTGCTGCATTGGATTGACCCTCGTGGTGCTGCACTTCTTCGCCAGAGTGTTCAGATTGCGCCGGGTTTGCTGGTTCATTGGATTGTGCTACATTGTGGTGAAGGTTTCGCTGCTTTCGGTGGTGGAGATTGGAGTGCTGCCCCTGATTTGCGGCTGGTGGTTGGACATCTGTTCGCTGCCCCTGCTGGATGCCAGCTTAAAGGATCGCAAGGCGAGCTTCAAGGCGGCGCCGGGAACCTCTTTATTTGTCCACTGGATGTTTGGCATGGTCTATGTTTACTACTTTGCTGCTTTTATCTCGCTGCTAAGAGAGGTTTTGCGGCCTGGCGTCCTCTGGATATTCCGCAATGTCAACGATCCCGATTTTAGCCCCATTCAGGAGATGATTCATGTGCCAATTGTGCGGCACATTCGTCGCTTGGTCGCCTCGGCCATGATCTTTGGCTTTGCCGTCTTCTTGATGCTCTGGCTGCCCATTAGAATTCTTCAAGTGGCCTGGCCTAATTTTTTGCCCTACGCTTTGAGTGGCGATGCGGAGGTTAATGATTTGAGTctgcagttgttgctgctaCAG ATCGTTTTACCTGGCTTCTTTGAGCAAACCCAAACGCGCATCTGGCTGAAGGGTTTACTGCGCATTTGGTGCACTGCGGTGGCTTGGTTGCTGGGAATTCGCAGCTATTTGCTACCTGCACCCGAACCGGAGCCTGAAAATCCCGCTGCAGGGGAAGAGGGAGTGGAAAATGCTGCTGAAAATCAAGAAGGCGAGGCTGCcgcaccaccaccgccgccaccgcctccACCACCGCCTGTGGAACcggctcctgctcctcgtAACTTGGCCGCCGCCCATCAGGCAATTATGCAGCGCGATGCCCCCGTGGGTTTCCAACCCTACGACAAACCCTCGCTCTTCGCCATTCGTTTGTGCGCCCTCCTCTCCCTCATGTGCTTCTCCATCGTTTGTGCTGCTATGTTAACACTCACCGTGCCCGTTTACATTGGCCGTCGCCTGATGATGCTCTGGACCGGCACTCCTGGTGATAAAgcggctgcagcagcagcaggaggagcagttGGAGCAGCTGTTAATCTAGCACCTTTGGATGCGGAGGGAATCAGAAAGAACGAGCGACTGCTGCGCTCGCATGAGCTCTACACCGCCGAGATTGGCGGCTATCTGTGCTGGATTGTCTGCCGTGGAGTGGCCGTGGTGGTTACCCTGTTGCCACAGGGAAGAGCTGCTATAGTTAGCAAACTAAAACACTGGGCACGAGTGGCTTTGCAATATGCCCTACCAGTTTTAACGCtgcttggaatttttgtccTCGTTCCTTTGCTGTTTGGGCTGCTGCTCGAACTGGTGGTGGTCATACCGCTGCGCGTTCCCTTGCGCAAGACACCCATACATTTCCTATGGCAGGATTGGGCACTTGGAGTCCTCTACAGTAAAATAGCCATCGCCTTAACCTTAATGGGTCCCGATTGGCATTTGAAACGAGCACTGGAACGCGCCTATATGGATGGCTTGCGTGATTTCGACTTGAAGTTTGTGATGCGCGACTTGGCCGTGCCGGTGGTTACCACATTTGGCCTGGCTCTGGCCGCTCCCTACGTTCTCGCGCACATGGTGTTCCCCATTTTCCTGGCCGACGCCTATGCCCGGCATGTCATCGCTCGTCTCGTTTATCCCGTGAGCTTCATTGTCGTCGGCAGCATCTGCTTCGTTCTGTTCCAGATCAAGCAGCTGAAGAAGCTGTATTTGTCCATCAAGGTGGACAAGTATCTGGTGGGTCAGCGGCTGGTTAACTACGAGCACCgcaagaagcagcagcagcaacagcagcagcagcagaaggaggaggaggaggagcagcagcgggCGGACCGGGAGCTCAAGGAGCTGCAGGAGCGGGATCGCGAGCGGGAACGGGAGCAGCTGGCCCAGGAGCAGGAGTTGGCTGAGCTTCTGTAA
- the LOC108067201 gene encoding thioredoxin C-1, with the protein MQRQMINILGQTTRRLVSGQSVRPLSVSSRRQEIFKVQSAEDFDKKVKNSQQPVIVDFFATWCNPCKLLTPRIEGIVGEQAGNIKLAKVDIDEHSELALDYDVAAVPVLVVLQNGKEVQRMVGLQDEDKIRAWVAAAVKQAK; encoded by the exons ATGCAGCGACAGATGATAAATATCCTGGGACAGACGACGCGTCGTTTGGTCAGTGGGCAGTCCGTGCGCCCATTGTCAGTTTCCTCGCGGCGCCAGGAGATCTTCAAAGTGCAAAGTGCCGAGGATTTCGACAAGAAAGTGAAGAACAGCCAGCAGCCCGTGATTGTGGACTTTTTTGCAAC aTGGTGCAATCCCTGCAAGCTGCTGACCCCCCGAATCGAGGGAATTGTGGGCGAACAGGCGGGCAACATTAAATTGGCCAAAGTGGACATAGATGAGCACAGCGAATTGGCTTTGGATTACGATGTGGCCGCCGTTCCCGTCCTCGTCGTCCTGCAAAATGGCAAGGAGGTGCAGCGGATGGTGGGCCTCCAGGATGAGGACAAAATCCGCGCCTGGGTGGCCGCCGCTGTAAAGCAGGCCAAGTAA
- the LOC108067174 gene encoding P protein isoform X2, with translation MNPLHYSRKRYRRSGPQTTRGYVFLIIKVSILVALWSGFTLVLLSHKSDGVTKTMVTVMPNKTVLRDVKMKEKPVQIILEGAIWSYPTNKFRKAHKFPAVAVRLEWRDGNMNFSYRRTGKWMVYLAKDKTKMEPVRKIFKFHPLLWSNENESIMTKHISKNVSDDPMPKWSYAKTVISLESMRDRTLCTLLTTCAALATLTVVGNRPSFKQIMSWVDFETLMLLLGNMVMMSLMAETGFFDYLAVVAYRISKGHAWLLIALLGVVVSLCSAFLDNATVVLLFSPAVVRLCEAMAVRTTLVLVIIALYANIGGSVTPVGGPPNAIIANNPSVASAIDISFIRFSLRMLPAAVICMIAVFGIFYMTMKERIFMLDQNQIELDQKRRDEIRPRFDIQLRIAELRRNQPRRPWLQPAFNYFETLATLEASNRIRKKMLLVQSLMALGFAASCFILTSVPSAIPGASLGWISILSAFLLLIMADKKDMGETLGRVEWGVMLYLASFFVLTEVLVQLGLIHWLGQKAVKVMKTVDCPYQTMIGMLLILWISALMSSVIDNAAVATIMVRLCIDMAFDDGVNVKIMPLVWATCFGTSYGANGTLLGSCANEFAAVVARAYGYEISFRAFFRVGFPIMLLTIVICTLFLMIADSVLSWQ, from the exons ATGAATCCTTTGCATTACTCTCGCAAGAGATACAGAAGATCAGGCCCTCAAACCACCAGGGGTTACGTGTTTCTGATCATCAAAGTTTCGATTCTAGTGGCTCTCTGGAGTGGCTTCACATTGGTCCTCCTTTCGCACAAATCGGATGGGGTCACCAAAACGATGGTGACCGTGATGCCCAATAAGACGGTCCTCAGGGATGTTAAAATGAAAGAGAAACCCGTTCAGATAATCCTCGAAGGAGCCATTTGGTCCTATCCCACTAATAAGTTCCGAAAAGCACACAAATTTCCAGCCGTCGCAGTTCGTTTGGAGTGGCGTGATGGGAATATGAACTTTAGCTATCGACGAACAGGCAAGTGGATGGTTTATTTAGCTAAGGATAAGACAAAAATGGAACCAGTTCGAAAGATCTTCAAGTTTCACCCATTGCTATGGAGTAATGAAAATGAAAGTATTATGACTAagcatatttcgaaaaatgttTCTGATGATCCAATGCCAAAATGGTCCTATGCCAAGACGGTGATTTCCTTGGAGAGCATGA GGGATCGAACCTTGTGCACCCTACTAACAACTTGTGCCGCTCTGGCCACACTAACAGTTGTGGGCAATAGACCaagttttaaacaaataatgtCCTGGGTGGATTTTGAGACTCTGATGTTGCTCCTCGGGAATATGGTAATGATGTCCCTAATGGCGGAGACGGGATTCTTCGATTACTTGGCTGTTGTGGCCTATAGGATATCCAAGGGTCATGCCTGGTTGCTGATTGCCCTTCTGGGGGTGGTAGTATCTCTATGCTCGGCTTTTCTGGATAATGCCACTGTGGTCCTGCTCTTTAGTCCCGCTGTCGTTCGACTCTGTGAAGCGATGGCCGTGAGGACAACGTTGGTTTTAGTAATCATCGCCTTATATGCGAATATCGGGGGATCCGTAACCCCAGTGGGTGGACCACCCAATGCTATTATAGCCAACAATCCGAGCGTGGCCTCTGCCATTGATATAAGCTTCATTCGATTTTCGCTACGAATGCTTCCAGCGGCCGTGATTTGTATGATAGCCGTATTTGGCATATTCTACATGACCATGAAGGAGAGGATCTTTATGCTGGATCAGAATCAAATAGAGTTGGATCAGAAGAGGCGGGATGAG ATAAGACCCAGATTTGATATCCAGCTGCGGATTGCCGAACTGCGAAGAAATCAGCCAAGAAGGCCGTGGCTTCAACCGGCTTTTAACTATTTTGAGACCCTGGCAACCCTGGAGGCGAGTAATAGGATTCGCAAGAAGATGCTCCTGGTGCAATCCCTTATGGCCCTTGGATTTGCCGCCTCCTGCTTTATCTTGACATCGGTGCCCTCGGCCATTCCCGGAGCATCTTTGGGCTGGATATCCATATTGTCTGCCTTTCTGCTGCTCATCATGGCCGATAAGAAAGATATGGGTGAAACCCTGGGCCGAGTGGAGTGGGGTGTAATGCTATATCTCGCCTCTTTCTTCGTTCTCACCGAGGTGCTAGTCCAACTCGGACTAATCCACTGGTTGGGCCAAAAGGCGGTGAAGGTGATGAAAACAGTGGATTGTCCATATCAGACCATGATCGGAATGCTCCTGATCCTCTGGATTTCGGCCCTGATGTCATCGGTTATCGATAATGCTGCGGTTGCGACCATAATGGTGAGGCTGTGCATCGATATGGCCTTCGATGATGGGGTGAATGTGAAGATAATGCCTCTGGTTTGGGCCACCTGCTTTGGAACCTCTTATGGGGCCAATGGAACGCTTTTGGGATCGTGTGCTAATGAATTTGCAGCAGTGGTCGCCAGGGCCTACGGCTACGAGATCAGCTTCCGGGCATTCTTCAGGGTAGGTTTTCCCATCATGCTCCTGACCATCGTCATCTGCACTCTGTTCTTGATGATCGCTGATTCCGTTCTTTCCTGGCAATAG
- the LOC108067174 gene encoding P protein isoform X1 codes for MNPLHYSRKRYRRSGPQTTRGYVFLIIKVSILVALWSGFTLVLLSHKSDGVTKTMVTVMPNKTVLRDVKMKEKPVQIILEGAIWSYPTNKFRKAHKFPAVAVRLEWRDGNMNFSYRRTGKWMVYLAKDKTKMEPVRKIFKFHPLLWSNENESIMTKHISKNVSDDPMPKWSYAKTVISLESMSEEPVGLLMTVNNSPLHVNSLCVMYAAFLIIGLLIMFIWDLGDRTLCTLLTTCAALATLTVVGNRPSFKQIMSWVDFETLMLLLGNMVMMSLMAETGFFDYLAVVAYRISKGHAWLLIALLGVVVSLCSAFLDNATVVLLFSPAVVRLCEAMAVRTTLVLVIIALYANIGGSVTPVGGPPNAIIANNPSVASAIDISFIRFSLRMLPAAVICMIAVFGIFYMTMKERIFMLDQNQIELDQKRRDEIRPRFDIQLRIAELRRNQPRRPWLQPAFNYFETLATLEASNRIRKKMLLVQSLMALGFAASCFILTSVPSAIPGASLGWISILSAFLLLIMADKKDMGETLGRVEWGVMLYLASFFVLTEVLVQLGLIHWLGQKAVKVMKTVDCPYQTMIGMLLILWISALMSSVIDNAAVATIMVRLCIDMAFDDGVNVKIMPLVWATCFGTSYGANGTLLGSCANEFAAVVARAYGYEISFRAFFRVGFPIMLLTIVICTLFLMIADSVLSWQ; via the exons ATGAATCCTTTGCATTACTCTCGCAAGAGATACAGAAGATCAGGCCCTCAAACCACCAGGGGTTACGTGTTTCTGATCATCAAAGTTTCGATTCTAGTGGCTCTCTGGAGTGGCTTCACATTGGTCCTCCTTTCGCACAAATCGGATGGGGTCACCAAAACGATGGTGACCGTGATGCCCAATAAGACGGTCCTCAGGGATGTTAAAATGAAAGAGAAACCCGTTCAGATAATCCTCGAAGGAGCCATTTGGTCCTATCCCACTAATAAGTTCCGAAAAGCACACAAATTTCCAGCCGTCGCAGTTCGTTTGGAGTGGCGTGATGGGAATATGAACTTTAGCTATCGACGAACAGGCAAGTGGATGGTTTATTTAGCTAAGGATAAGACAAAAATGGAACCAGTTCGAAAGATCTTCAAGTTTCACCCATTGCTATGGAGTAATGAAAATGAAAGTATTATGACTAagcatatttcgaaaaatgttTCTGATGATCCAATGCCAAAATGGTCCTATGCCAAGACGGTGATTTCCTTGGAGAGCATGAGTGAGGAACCAGTGGGTTTGCTTATGACTGTGAATAATTCACCTTTGCATGTGAATTCTTTGTGTGTCATGTACGCGGCCTTTTTAATTATCGGTCTCTTAATAATGTTCATCTGGGATTTAGGGGATCGAACCTTGTGCACCCTACTAACAACTTGTGCCGCTCTGGCCACACTAACAGTTGTGGGCAATAGACCaagttttaaacaaataatgtCCTGGGTGGATTTTGAGACTCTGATGTTGCTCCTCGGGAATATGGTAATGATGTCCCTAATGGCGGAGACGGGATTCTTCGATTACTTGGCTGTTGTGGCCTATAGGATATCCAAGGGTCATGCCTGGTTGCTGATTGCCCTTCTGGGGGTGGTAGTATCTCTATGCTCGGCTTTTCTGGATAATGCCACTGTGGTCCTGCTCTTTAGTCCCGCTGTCGTTCGACTCTGTGAAGCGATGGCCGTGAGGACAACGTTGGTTTTAGTAATCATCGCCTTATATGCGAATATCGGGGGATCCGTAACCCCAGTGGGTGGACCACCCAATGCTATTATAGCCAACAATCCGAGCGTGGCCTCTGCCATTGATATAAGCTTCATTCGATTTTCGCTACGAATGCTTCCAGCGGCCGTGATTTGTATGATAGCCGTATTTGGCATATTCTACATGACCATGAAGGAGAGGATCTTTATGCTGGATCAGAATCAAATAGAGTTGGATCAGAAGAGGCGGGATGAG ATAAGACCCAGATTTGATATCCAGCTGCGGATTGCCGAACTGCGAAGAAATCAGCCAAGAAGGCCGTGGCTTCAACCGGCTTTTAACTATTTTGAGACCCTGGCAACCCTGGAGGCGAGTAATAGGATTCGCAAGAAGATGCTCCTGGTGCAATCCCTTATGGCCCTTGGATTTGCCGCCTCCTGCTTTATCTTGACATCGGTGCCCTCGGCCATTCCCGGAGCATCTTTGGGCTGGATATCCATATTGTCTGCCTTTCTGCTGCTCATCATGGCCGATAAGAAAGATATGGGTGAAACCCTGGGCCGAGTGGAGTGGGGTGTAATGCTATATCTCGCCTCTTTCTTCGTTCTCACCGAGGTGCTAGTCCAACTCGGACTAATCCACTGGTTGGGCCAAAAGGCGGTGAAGGTGATGAAAACAGTGGATTGTCCATATCAGACCATGATCGGAATGCTCCTGATCCTCTGGATTTCGGCCCTGATGTCATCGGTTATCGATAATGCTGCGGTTGCGACCATAATGGTGAGGCTGTGCATCGATATGGCCTTCGATGATGGGGTGAATGTGAAGATAATGCCTCTGGTTTGGGCCACCTGCTTTGGAACCTCTTATGGGGCCAATGGAACGCTTTTGGGATCGTGTGCTAATGAATTTGCAGCAGTGGTCGCCAGGGCCTACGGCTACGAGATCAGCTTCCGGGCATTCTTCAGGGTAGGTTTTCCCATCATGCTCCTGACCATCGTCATCTGCACTCTGTTCTTGATGATCGCTGATTCCGTTCTTTCCTGGCAATAG
- the mRpL23 gene encoding large ribosomal subunit protein uL23m, which translates to MSTRWYPIYQRGNPQLRVFLPNFWMKLVRPAEEQPPNVVTFSVSMEMTKYDVRSYLEKIYKLPVVDVRTRIALGETKKDQAYGYITKKDDVKLAYVTLPREEKFVFPDFFAEKAERQEKEEKSLDESKEGFRRFLDRNKKRPGTPGWFSI; encoded by the exons ATGTCCACGAGGTGGTATCCCATCTATCAGCGCGGTAATCCGCAGCTGCGCGTTTTCCTGCCCAACTTCTGGATGAAGCTGGTTCGCCCGGCGGAGGAACAGCCCCCAAATGTGGTTACCTTTTCGGTTTCAATGGAAATGACCAAATACGATGTGCGTAGCTACCTAGAGAAGATCTACAAACTGCCGGTGGTGGATGTGCGCACCCGAATTGCCCTGGGAGAGACCAAGAAGGATCAGGCCTATGGATATATCACCAAGAAAGACGATGTGAAGCTAGCTTATGTAACATTG CCCCGTGAAGAGAAGTTTGTGTTTCCCGACTTCTTTGCGGAAAAGGCTGAAAGGCaggaaaaggaggaaaagTCGCTGGATGAATCGAAAGAGGGATTCCGCAGATTTCTGGACAGGAATAAGAAGCGACCCGGCACTCCGGGCTGGTTTTCCATTTAG
- the LOC108067270 gene encoding nucleolar MIF4G domain-containing protein 1 homolog, translated as MVKIKKKEAKKEAKKKPLTRKEQRKQKTELKKQNKRLYHAGKTNGSQRVAAAAEALAAQSQQGQNKKKKKKGKKPAKNIIVNPDEIPKEQLLSGEVASDDDESIDSDFSDPEVDALLPKRLKVEVYQPLQGKKEGKIQGGAIQRPKDEEAARRKELRQQRELESKSKKQRLKQLRLENEEEDREINKLEKKLKLNKSKDKNRLVRKMFNDGLDYLLDFVLDDDEEKAKWEEKQERKKQLKEQQAREEAGMWSDEEEEEHQDDFPEEDSGSEEGLDDEELSGDEEQSEEESEEEEKAPKVKEDIYGRKRDAEGNILPDPLEQEASAAGQKYIPPHQRALLAASAGSSEKQAEILARLLKQCKGLLNRLSEANLHKIAAGIEALYMKNSRFNMNETLTKLLQEALLGSTRTNERMVQEHMVLLAYLHAQIGSEIGAHFLQTFIELFDGYVKDILNLEVEDKQLNNLVLVLCYMYLFKIYELSLLMELIGRLADQLCEKSVECLLLIFQSIGFRLRKDDPLAFKTMMNRVQSQIASAPLELKENPRLRFMVDILNAVKNNNMQKLPQYDPELAENLRKRLKAMLKNDRYVVTLNITLEDLLRADKVGKWWIVGSAWTGNLDEMGSAKQTKDKNSKSKSENGGFADQLLELARKQQMNTAERRNIFCIIMSAADYVDAFEKILHLALKDQRAVAYVIIHCALNEKRANPYYAHLALKFCQFNRKYQLAFQFASWDRINDIEKLTRPQIRNLASFLQQVILAAGLQLSVLKVVDFMQLDKLSFYFMKEVMVRLLLSPDEREVYQTFERVAKNTKLQQFKQSIRLFLQHFLLQGDQLQKLKLKEEEQQLLQQRVDHLDKLLAYVDL; from the exons ATggttaaaataaagaagaagGAAGCCAAAAAGGAGGCCAAAAAGAAGCCTTTGACCCGCAAGGAGCAGCGAAAGCAAAAGACAGAGCTCAAAAAGCAGAATAAACGTCTCTATCACGCCGGCAAAACTAACGGTTCACAGCgcgtggcggcggcggcagaggCGTTGGCAGCGCAGTCACAGCAGGGGCAGaacaagaaaaagaagaaaaagggcAAAAAACCtgcgaaaaatattattgtaaatCCCGATGAAATTCCCAAGGAGCAACTTTTATCGGGGGAAGTGGCCAGCGATGATGACGAGTCCATCGATTCGGATTTCAGTGATCCCGAGGTGGATGCCCTGCTGCCCAAGAGGCTGAAAGTGGAGGTTTACCAACCTCTGCAAGGGAAAAAGGAGGGGAAAATCCAAGGAGGAGCCATCCAAAGGCCAAAGGATGAGGAGGCTGCCAGGAGAAAGGAACTCCGCCAGCAGCGGGAACTGGAGTCCAAGTCCAAGAAGCAGCGATTGAAGCAGTTGCGCCTGGAgaacgaggaggaggatcgcGAGATCAACAAGCTGGAGAAGAAACTGAAGCTCAATAAATCCAAGGATAAGAATCGTTTGGTCAGGAAAATGTTCAACGATGGCTTGGATTACCTGCTGGACTTTGTcctcgacgacgacgaggagaagGCCAAGTGGGAGGAGAAGCAGGAGCGCAAGAAGCAACTGAAGGAGCAGCAGGCGAGGGAGGAGGCGGGCATGTGGagcgatgaggaggaggaggagcaccaGGATGACTTCCCGGAGGAGGATAGTGGCTCGGAGGAGGGTTTGGATGATGAGGAACTTAGTGGAGACGAAGAACAAAGCGAGGAGGAGTCggaagaggaggagaaggcacctaaag TCAAAGAAGACATCTACGGACGCAAACGCGATGCCGAGGGCAACATCCTGCCCGATCCTTTAGAGCAGGAAGCCTCTGCGGCTGGCCAAAAGTACATACCTCCCCACCAGCGAGCTCTTTTGGCCGCCAGTGCGGGTTCCAGTGAAAAGCAGGCCGAGATTCTGGCCCGCCTGCTCAAGCAATGCAAAGGTCTGCTCAATCGCTTGTCCGAGGCGAATCTGCACAAGATTGCCGCTGGCATAGAGGCGCTCTACATGAAGAATTCCCGGTTTAACATGAATGAAACGTTGACGAAGTTACTTCAGGAAGCTTTGCTGGGCAGCACACGAACCAACGAGCGAATGGTGCAGGAGCACATGGTTTTATTAGCCTATTTGCATGCCCAAATAGGCAGCGAGATTGGTGCACATTTCCTACAGACTTTCATAGAGCTTTTCGATGGTTATGTGAAAGATATTCTGAACCTCGAAGTGGAGGATAAGCAGCTGAATAACTTAGTCCTTGTCCTCTGCTACATGTACCTCTTCAAGATCTACGAATTGAGTTTGCTAATGGAACTGATAGGCAGGCTAGCCGATCAGCTTTGCGAGAAGAGCGTGGAGTGTCTTCTACTGATCTTCCAATCAATTGGTTTCCGCCTGCGCAAGGATGATCCCCTCGCTTTCAAGACCATGATGAATAGAGTTCAATCCCAAATTGCCTCTGCTCCTTTGGAACTGAAAGAGAATCCCCGCCTGCGTTTCATGGTGGATATACTAAATGCTGTGAAGAACAACAACATGCAAAAGCTGCCCCAATATGATCCTGAATTAGCAGAGAATCTGCGAAAGCGTTTAAAGGCCATGCTGAAAAACGATCGCTATGTGGTTACGCTAAACATAACCCTCGAGGATCTTTTGCGCGCGGATAAAGTGGGCAAATGGTGGATCGTTGGCTCCGCCTGGACGGGAAATCTCGACGAAATGGGTTCAGCCAAGCAAACAAAGGATAAGAACTCCAAATCGAAGTCAGAAAATGGAGGCTTTGCCGATCAGCTACTCGAGTTGGCCCGAAAGCAGCAGATGAACACGGCCGAAAGGAGAAATATCTTCTGCATTATCATGAGTGCCGCCGATTATGTAGATGCCTTCGAGAAGATCCTGCACTTGGCTCTCAAAGATCAGCGGGCGGTGGCCTATGTGATCATCCATTGCGCACTGAACGAGAAGCGTGCGAATCCCTATTACGCTCACTTGGCCCTCAAATTCTGTCAGTTTAACAGAAAGTATCAGCTGGCCTTTCAGTTCGCCAGTTGGGATAGGATTAACGATATCGAAAAGCTAACCAGGCCGCAAATTCGCAACTTGGCCAGCTTCCTGCAACAAGTTATCCTTGCCGCTGGTTTGCAGCTTTCTGTATTAAAAGTGGTGGACTTTATGCAGCTGGACAAGCTGAGTTTCTACTTCATGAAGGAGGTGATGGTTCGGTTGCTTCTGTCGCCCGACGAGCGGGAAGTCTATCAGACCTTCGAACGGGTGGCTAAGAACACCAAGTTGCAGCAGTTTAAGCAGAGCATTCGGCTCTTCCTGCAGCACTTCCTCCTGCAGGGCGACCAACTGCAGAAGCTGAAGctcaaggaggaggagcaacagctgctgcagcagcgcGTGGATCACCTGGACAAGCTGCTCGCCTATGTGGATCTGTAG